Sequence from the Prunus persica cultivar Lovell chromosome G5, Prunus_persica_NCBIv2, whole genome shotgun sequence genome:
GGTTTCCATAATTTCTCCAACTATAATCATTTAAATGCAAGGATGAGGAGTGCTACTCATACCAAGCCTTTTCGAACTCCTTATCCACAAAAACCCACATTTTGGACTGTGTGTAATAGTTGTAAGATGCATTTTGAGTATCTTAGAGCTTTTCTCAATCACAACCTTTATTGTCACAACTGCCATCGGCGCTTTTTAGCGTATGAGACACCACCCCCACCTATAAATGAAAATGGTTCATCCACTTCATGGAATTCCTACATTCAGCAGCAGAATTCTAGTCTGCGCAACAAGACCAAGAATTCATATGCTCCAGGAAGGACACAGACTGCAACCACAAATGTGAAATTAGAAGGCATTTCCGGTGTTGACACTTCAAAGAAAACTTTTCAGGCAGGTATATTCGTCAAGTCAAATGTCGAAAGTGTGCAGTTACCAGCTTCCAGTGCTGGTCAAGCTGCAGGTGACGTTCAGCCAGCATTTGGGAAATTGAAGAGAGGGCATGAAGAGGCATTTCCACACAAGGAGGCCCATAATAGGAAAAATCTTGCTTTTAAGAAAGCAGATGCTGCCTTAGCTACTGGGTTTCCCGGTGTTGTTTCCAGTTCTGTGCCCAACAAAGACAGgactaaaaagaaaaggcatctGAACAGGCAAGAGATGGCAACTCAAGTAGGAGTGGAAACTGGAGGAGTTGCTATTAAAAGTGTATTTGGACCTAACAAGGGTATTGCTGTTACGGAAAGGTCTGATGTAGCCGGAAAGTATAGAATTAATTGCACAAGGGAGCTATCACAGCAACAAATGAGAAGTATGTTGATGGAAGTGGCTAAGAAAGAAATTCACAAGAAGCTTAATGTATGGAATGAGGCTGCTACACCAAAGACTTCATTTATACCAAAAACTGCAGATATTAACgaggtgaagaagaaggaaaaggaagaagctgCTCTGCATGGTGTAGAAACTGACGTGACAGGATGTAGGGTATTTATGGATGCCAAGAATGTAACGCATGGCAAAAGGCCTTCCCTTGCCAATTCTGGTGTTGACTCTGATGTGGAGGAACATAATACAGTGTCAATGACTGTTCCGGATCCTGATTTTCATGATTTTGACAAGGATCGCAcagagaagtcatttggtagcAATCAGGTTTGGGCTGTGTACGATGAAGATGATGGCATGCCTCGTTATTATGCTATGGTTCACAGTGTGATATCTTTGAAACCATTCAGACTTCGGATTAGTTGGCTTAATTCCAAAAGCAATAGCGAACTTGCTCCACTAAATTGGATTGCTTGTGGTTTTCCTAAGACTAGCGGGGAACTCCGAATAGGGAAGCATGAAGTCTATAGGCATCTTCCTTCTTTCTCACACAAGGTTAGGTGGACAAAAGGCACAAGAGGAGCAGTTCGCATATATCCAGCAAAGGGAGATGTCTGGGCTTTATATAGGAACTGGTCCCCTGATTGGAATGAACATACCCCAGATGAAGTGATACACAAATATGACATGGTGCAAGTGCTTGAAGATTACAATGAGGAGCGAGGTGTGAGCATTGTCCCGCTGGATAAAGTAGCTGGTTTTAAAACAGTGTTCCGCCAACATTTGCATCGAAGTAAAACCAGGACAATTCCAAGAGAAGAAATGTTTCGCTTCTCTCACCAGGTCCCTTCTGTCTTGCTCACTGGTCATGAAGGTCCTAATGCTCCCAAGGACTGCTTGGAGCTTGATCCTGCTGCTACTCCTTTGGAACTGCTTCAGGTGAAATCAGAAGCATATAAGGATGAAATGGAGGAGATAGCTGAAACATGCAATGGAGAAGATCCACTGGGATGGTTGAAAAGCACCAAGGAAGAGGCACTGGTGGAGAATGgaaaaataacaatagaaaCAGGTTTGGTAGATGATCCTAAGAAAAAAGATGTGGCAGACATGATGAAGAGGGAAGAGGAATCCCGAGGAGCAAAGTTGCTAGTATATAGTCGGAGACGTTTcaggaaaggaaaaatggaGGCTGCTAAGTGATTGCAGCTTTAGTGGACTTGTCGTAAATAGAAGGAATCAacgttttcttttgttttatgtcATTTACTCTGTGGCACTGGAAGTAGCAAAGAtcgtttgagaagaaggaggCTTGCAATCTCGTCCACCCGTTGAATTGAAAGTCCATCCTCTTTTCCTGCATCTTCTTTGCCAATTAGGCAGGGCAGTTATCATGAGTCACAAGACTGAGGTACAGCAGTTTTTGTTCACTTTTGTTTGTGTCGATGGATCCACAGTTTTGTTCAAAGGCATGCAATGCCCTTGAGACCAGTTTCAGCTGTATTTGTGACATGAGCCACAGTTTAggaggtttttgttttcaaagttttaATACCCCAGGAAGGGCTAATCTTTTGCAGCTGGTCAAATTTGCAGACCTAGGAGCTGCTTGACTTTTTTTGTTATACCTCATAATGCTTTACAGGGTTCGGTATCTGTTATATCaaaaagataatgaaaatTGAATGACAGTTTCAACTTTGATAATCTGTCTACTACGCCGATACTTGTTATTTCCTTATCATGCTTACTCTTCATTGTCATTGCCGTGTTAAggccattattttttttttatcatactCTTGATCTTCAGTCAATGTTTTAGTTTACATATACAATCTGCCATGTATCAaaagtaaagcattccacaccCACTATAGGGGGATTTTATATTCCTTAATTGTCTTTTTTTATCTTGTGTATTTTACCTGTACTGTCCATAGGTAAACAATGGTAAAAACTGAATTTCAGAGGTTTCCATGTTAAATAATCCATGGTTCCGAAGGAGAAAAACTTTCCTAGCACGGCTACATTGTAACCTTCCTCTCTATCTCGATCATTAGCCAGTCAAATGAGGGGTGGGATAGAGCAAAATATTCTCTTGCTCTTCACTCAACCAGTCAAATGAGTGAGATAGAGAAACAAGTACATTGCTGCTGTGACACCAATTTTCTATCCCTGGCTGGCATGAAGCAGTAGGGATGTTCTCAttcttattatattatatatggagGGACATTCtcatttttgttatattataataagCAGCATTGTTTAATATATTCTATAAAGTAAGGGACAAGCTTTACATCTTGTTAAAAACAGGGGTTGTCTGAAAGTCATCTTGGAGACAGATTGCAAGGTGTTAATAGATGGCATTACTGGAAATCAGGGTAACAATTCCTGGACTATCCTCCTTCTTATTGACGAAATACATGCTGTGGTTTCGAACTTCGAAGAGGTGACTTGGTCATGGTTGCCTAGGAGTGCAAATCGTGCTGCTCATGCAGCGGCGTCGATAGGTAACAGAGCTATGGAACTGCAAAGTTGGGTCGACAGACCACCATTGTCTCTTGTTGGGGTGTTAACTTCGGATGGTTTGCCTTGTCCACCTCATGTTGCATCTGCTGTTTagttttatttccttttagtAGCTAGTTTGATGGGTAGGGACTGTTGCTCTAGGCTCCGGTGGAATCTAGCTATGTCTGACCCTGCTTTTGTTAGTTTTGTTCTTGTGTTCTGTTGGCTCCTCATGGCTTTAGCCTTCTGTTTGTATTTCTATTCCCTGTTTTGGGGTTTTATGAATACAACATGAActtcagacccaaaaaaaaaaaaaaaaggtaagggACAATAGGCGTCAGTCAAGTCAACAACATTTGGGTATGGGCTTAAAGCCTATAATTCTAAGGGTAAGTGAGTGGCTTAGGTGCCATCAAGTGAAAAATGTGTCTGCTTTAGTCCATTGACTTATAgatctattttttaatagacgACACTCATAATTGTGCAGGTTCTATTTTGATTCCTGATTGCCTCAGACTGTAATTGGTGCAATGCAATGTAGATTTTGGTTAAAGAAAGGGATTTAActtttttacttaaaaaatGTGAGACAAATGTAGAATTTGAATTTCCACTCACACCAATGAAATGGGAAGTATGAAActtacaaaatatatacattttgGTTGTTTCTTTCTCTCATTAATAATACTCTTATGAACGGACGCGACGTGTCTGAAATGATATGAGATTTACAAAATATctgtattttgattttttctttctctcatgAATATGGTACTCTTATAAACGACTGCGACGTGTTCATTTCCACACGAATATTAGGAAAACTCTCATGCATGGAAGATCTCGTAGAAGTAATGCAACGCCTATGCGAACGACATTCGTATTGCATTCCTTCGTCAcacacaaatatttatttaatttttatagtaTGGGAGGCACTTCACATAATCATGTACTTTTGAAGATAATTAAACGAAAATGCAAGCCatttactttatattttccttcttcattCATATAATTCGTCTTGCGTTTGAATTGTATTCATTCCATATATGTGTACCGCGTAACATCCTAATAGCAACTTATTTTAAGAATTTTCAGGTAACCTATAATTATATTGGTTAACCTATTCTCTTATATCAAGGTGGTGCAAGCCTATTCGAAGACAAAAAACAAGCcccaataaaaaagaatctgCAAGGCTGTATTGTATCACATCCCTGTCTTCctgtctttctctctctcactctctctctatctcgcGATCCCCTCATATCCATCTCCAACCCTTGAAATCCCACCACAAAAATCCCTGAAAATCAAATCTCAACACATCCCTCTGATCAAATCAAACCCCCTTCCTTCCCCCTCaccccaaaaaccaaaaccaaaaccaaaaccaaaactcaCAAACACCCATTTGGCTATTCTTCCTCATCAGCCCACCCCATCAAAAGCTCAAGCCACACCCACCAATGGACACCAAccccaacaccaccaccaccaccaccacccccaACCCCACCCAGCAACAACAGCAAGCTCAATCCTCCTACCCACCAACCCAATCTTCAGTCCCTGCCCCTCCATTTCATCATCTCctccagcagcagcagcagcagctgcagATGTTCTGGACCTACCAGCGCCACGACATTGAACAAGTCAACGACTTTAAGAACCACCAGCTCCCATTGGCTCGCATCAAGAAGATCATGAAGGCGGATGAGGACGTCCGCATGATATCGGCCGAGGCCCCCGTTCTCTTCGCCAAGGCCTGCGAGCTGTTCATCCTCGAGCTCACAATCCGCTCTTGGCTCCACGCCGAGGAGAACAAGCGACGTACTTTGCAGAAAAACGACATTGCCGCCGCGATTACCAGGACCGATATATTCGATTTCTTGGTGGATATTGTGCCCCGAGACGAGATCAAGGACGAGGCGGTGGGGCTCGGGGGGATGGTGGGAGCCACGGCAAGTGGTGTGCCGTACTACTATCCGCCGATGGGTCAGCCGGCTGGTGGGCCCGGGGGGATGATGATTGGGAGGCCGGCGGTGGACCCCGCTGCAGTTTATGGAGTGCAGCCGCCGTCTCAGGCGTGGCAGTCGGTGTGGCAGACAGCGGCGGATGATGGGTCGTATGGGAGTGGTGGCAGCAGTGGACAGGGCAACCTTGACGGTCAAAGGTAATGTATGTGTCTATCAAAATGTGTGTTCTTTATGGTATGATTTGATTATTCTTGATGCGGGTATTGCTGGTTTATTTAATTGAGATTTCCGTGAGTTTAGTTATTGGGTTTGTGGCAATTTGATGCTTCTCTGATAAATTACCTTCTTGTAGGtggttttttgttcttattagGCTGATTAGGTAAAATGTGGACCTTCATTTGTGATTTTTGAATCCAATGGTTTCTTTCTCAAATAGTGCTAATGGAATTCGTTTCAAGGAGCTAAAGTTTTTAGCTTTTGGGTGCATAAATGTTGTTCATTCCCAAGGAGGCCTTTTGGCTTTTGAATCTGTAAACTTGAAATATTTCTGTTTCTCTTGCACCTGCTTGTGAGTTTTCATTGTTTATAGTGTGGGCCGCCTCGATGCTTCCTGCACTAAAGGAAAATGGAAATCCTAGATGCATGCAAAAATCTGGATATTAATTTCAGGGGCAATTTCATTAGGGTAAAAGGAAGCCACTTTTGTTTATTAGGTTATTCAAATTGATCAACGTGAAACTTGACTCAGCCTTTTGCATCCAACTCTTACAAGCCAAGTGTATTACTGTGCTTTTATGGAATTCAATCGCATGGTGGTTTATACGTATGCTTGTCTGGGGAAGAGAAGATCAAGGTGATTCCACTTGGTCTTCACATAACGCAAGAAAATTGGTTTAATTGATTTTAGGGCTGTGATTTATAGTTTTCGTGGGAGAATGCACCAAGAGATTTCATGGTTGTGACTTGAAACTGCTTGTGTTTAACACGATCAGTTGCTGGTAGCATGGACCTGTTTGTATTGTTAGTAGAAATTGATTCCCATGAGAGCCAtgaagttttcttttgttctctgCATCCCCTCTAGGTGAAGAGggtttttggattttcttgTTGTGGCACGTGGcacatatttataatactcTTGTTTGTAGAATTcatttcatgttttctttttatcaatCACTTAGAGGAGCACTTTGCAgggcaaaaaattgaaattaaacgGTTTTGTGTTTCCATGATGAATTAACTTTATCTTCCAAATGGGgtgcttttttgttgttgttgatgtaTTTAAAGTAAGTATGCATTAAAATGCTTGTATTTCGATGCAATGGTTAAAAATGCTAGTTCAATTGCGACAAGCTTAATTTTGGCAACTGTTCTGGGATTTTGTTGTGAAATTTCCTTAGCTGTATTAGAAGTATGATGCTGCAAAGGGAATTTAGTTCCTTGGGTG
This genomic interval carries:
- the LOC18777081 gene encoding uncharacterized protein LOC18777081, whose amino-acid sequence is MECNKDEALKAKEVAELKAGQIDFPGAKRFALKAQNLYPELDGISQFLATLDVYISAEKRANGEIDWYKVLGVEPLADEDTIRKQYRKLALILHPDKNKSVGADGAFKIVKEAWSLLSNKAQRILYDQKLNFNYMHDRAPDGNSSVATNQNGFHNFSNYNHLNARMRSATHTKPFRTPYPQKPTFWTVCNSCKMHFEYLRAFLNHNLYCHNCHRRFLAYETPPPPINENGSSTSWNSYIQQQNSSLRNKTKNSYAPGRTQTATTNVKLEGISGVDTSKKTFQAGIFVKSNVESVQLPASSAGQAAGDVQPAFGKLKRGHEEAFPHKEAHNRKNLAFKKADAALATGFPGVVSSSVPNKDRTKKKRHLNRQEMATQVGVETGGVAIKSVFGPNKGIAVTERSDVAGKYRINCTRELSQQQMRSMLMEVAKKEIHKKLNVWNEAATPKTSFIPKTADINEVKKKEKEEAALHGVETDVTGCRVFMDAKNVTHGKRPSLANSGVDSDVEEHNTVSMTVPDPDFHDFDKDRTEKSFGSNQVWAVYDEDDGMPRYYAMVHSVISLKPFRLRISWLNSKSNSELAPLNWIACGFPKTSGELRIGKHEVYRHLPSFSHKVRWTKGTRGAVRIYPAKGDVWALYRNWSPDWNEHTPDEVIHKYDMVQVLEDYNEERGVSIVPLDKVAGFKTVFRQHLHRSKTRTIPREEMFRFSHQVPSVLLTGHEGPNAPKDCLELDPAATPLELLQVKSEAYKDEMEEIAETCNGEDPLGWLKSTKEEALVENGKITIETGLVDDPKKKDVADMMKREEESRGAKLLVYSRRRFRKGKMEAAK
- the LOC18777035 gene encoding nuclear transcription factor Y subunit C-1 isoform X2, whose product is MDTNPNTTTTTTTPNPTQQQQQAQSSYPPTQSSVPAPPFHHLLQQQQQQLQMFWTYQRHDIEQVNDFKNHQLPLARIKKIMKADEDVRMISAEAPVLFAKACELFILELTIRSWLHAEENKRRTLQKNDIAAAITRTDIFDFLVDIVPRDEIKDEAVGLGGMVGATASGVPYYYPPMGQPAGGPGGMMIGRPAVDPAAVYGVQPPSQAWQSVWQTAADDGSYGSGGSSGQGNLDGQR
- the LOC18777035 gene encoding nuclear transcription factor Y subunit C-1 isoform X1; amino-acid sequence: MDTNPNTTTTTTTPNPTQQQQQAQSSYPPTQSSVPAPPFHHLLQQQQQQLQMFWTYQRHDIEQVNDFKNHQLPLARIKKIMKADEDVRMISAEAPVLFAKACELFILELTIRSWLHAEENKRRTLQKNDIAAAITRTDIFDFLVDIVPRDEIKDEAVGLGGMVGATASGVPYYYPPMGQPAGGPGGMMIGRPAVDPAAVYGVQPPSQAWQSVWQTAADDGSYGSGGSSGQGNLDGQS